A genomic stretch from Antarcticibacterium flavum includes:
- a CDS encoding LytR/AlgR family response regulator transcription factor — MKVLVIDDEELARKRILNLLEEVPQMKILGECSNGKMAIRQINELKPNLIFLDINMKDMNGFEVLQKISISPKPVVIFVTAHDNYASRAFDVDAFDFLLKPFKDERFYRTINKVLNLTTPEAEQNFEKRVRELFRLYSEESKFATAPVRIPVKQGNKTVLLDASQIYYIIASGYYAEIYTENKKFVLRESLNNLADMLDPASFCRIHRSTIININHIKELVHSEFSEVDVRMSDDKLLHISKSNKKQFLEKIGM; from the coding sequence ATGAAGGTCCTGGTAATTGATGACGAGGAACTGGCACGCAAACGCATCCTGAACCTGCTGGAGGAGGTGCCTCAAATGAAGATCCTTGGCGAATGTTCCAACGGGAAAATGGCTATTAGACAAATTAACGAGTTAAAGCCTAACCTTATTTTTCTCGATATCAATATGAAGGATATGAATGGCTTTGAGGTGTTGCAAAAAATTAGCATCTCACCCAAACCGGTCGTGATTTTTGTGACTGCCCACGATAACTACGCCAGCCGGGCATTTGATGTTGATGCATTTGATTTCCTGCTGAAACCGTTCAAAGATGAGCGCTTTTACCGCACCATAAATAAAGTGCTTAACCTTACCACTCCTGAAGCCGAACAAAACTTCGAGAAGCGGGTAAGGGAGCTTTTCCGCTTATATTCTGAAGAATCAAAATTTGCCACGGCGCCGGTAAGAATTCCGGTAAAACAGGGGAATAAGACCGTTCTTCTGGATGCTTCCCAAATTTATTACATTATTGCTTCCGGCTATTATGCTGAAATTTATACAGAAAACAAGAAGTTCGTCCTGCGCGAATCTCTCAATAACCTGGCAGATATGCTGGACCCGGCAAGCTTTTGCAGGATCCACAGGTCTACCATCATCAATATTAATCATATAAAGGAGCTGGTGCATTCAGAATTTTCAGAAGTAGACGTGAGAATGAGCGATGATAAACTGCTGCATATAAGTAAATCCAATAAAAAACAATTCCTTGAAAAAATAGGGATGTAA
- a CDS encoding sensor histidine kinase — protein MPRIKKYIDLKLILLLAGFYTLFGIIYIGKIAYFRHHFSRGNEESWRDILLYTILIDWLVVVIYMSLIAISTKRLLNRNYPWEKIIIIHTVLSILIGFFIRVAFDLFGILSGYIDPAEYEVQESLHRFMSVIDVNFLIYFAMVFIIYTYYYLKEVKENEKQRNLLETKLVNTRMKMLSSQLQPHFLFNTLNSISVLADLDPAKARDTIADLSDFLREILYSSDENEITLEKELRTLEYYLNILNVRFSGDLRIRKEIDESLLHKKVPALVLQPLIENSIKHGYNYDHPELEVVITVKAERKELVIKVENNGASLTAGSSDLMLKGLGLANLNDRLKNLYGTSYFFAIRNKAEAGAGVETVVRIPL, from the coding sequence ATGCCCAGGATAAAAAAATACATAGACCTTAAGCTCATCCTGCTCCTTGCGGGGTTTTATACCCTCTTCGGGATCATATACATTGGGAAGATCGCCTATTTTCGCCATCATTTTTCCCGTGGGAATGAAGAGTCCTGGAGGGATATCCTGCTATATACTATCCTCATAGACTGGCTGGTGGTGGTCATTTATATGAGCCTTATCGCGATAAGTACAAAGCGCCTGCTCAACAGGAACTACCCCTGGGAAAAGATCATTATCATCCACACCGTCCTATCTATATTAATAGGTTTCTTTATAAGGGTAGCATTCGACCTTTTTGGGATACTTTCAGGCTATATTGACCCGGCAGAATATGAGGTGCAGGAAAGCCTGCACAGGTTCATGTCTGTTATTGACGTTAATTTCCTCATCTATTTTGCGATGGTTTTTATCATTTACACCTACTATTACCTCAAGGAAGTCAAGGAGAATGAGAAGCAGCGAAATTTGCTGGAAACAAAGCTGGTCAACACCCGTATGAAAATGCTCTCCTCGCAGTTGCAGCCGCATTTCTTGTTCAACACCCTTAACAGCATTTCTGTCCTGGCAGACCTGGATCCTGCAAAGGCCAGGGATACCATTGCAGACCTTAGCGACTTCCTGCGCGAGATCCTGTATAGCAGTGATGAGAATGAGATCACCCTGGAGAAGGAGCTAAGGACCCTTGAGTATTATCTAAATATTCTTAACGTGAGGTTTTCAGGAGATCTCAGGATTCGAAAAGAAATAGATGAAAGCCTGCTGCATAAAAAAGTTCCTGCCCTGGTTTTACAACCGCTAATAGAGAATTCCATAAAACACGGCTATAATTATGACCACCCGGAGCTGGAGGTGGTAATTACTGTTAAGGCTGAACGTAAGGAACTTGTGATCAAAGTAGAGAACAACGGCGCAAGTCTCACTGCCGGTTCTTCAGATCTTATGCTGAAAGGGCTTGGTCTTGCCAACTTAAATGATCGATTAAAAAACCTCTATGGAACGAGCTATTTTTTTGCAATAAGAAATAAAGCCGAAGCCGGGGCAGGGGTGGAGACGGTGGTGAGGATACCGCTGTAG
- a CDS encoding IS110 family RNA-guided transposase, whose protein sequence is MQKQVTKLDYTGKDIFVGIDTHKKSWNITTMMGLFSKTFNAPASPETLRHYLDKKFPGGNYFSAYEAGFAGFWPHYQLLKLGINSIVVNAADIPTTIKEKVQKTDVRDSRKIAKSLQNRDLTPIYVPSQECLDDRSLCRYRNTVVKELSRTKNRIRSFINLNGLKVPEDIPEGRWPKRLINWLKEIDLSLSLRLTLNGLLEDYERLAEKKKCITKQITELSRTSRYEQDVKLLRSVPGIGLVIAMAFLTELENMNRFKTFDQLCSFIGFVPSTKSSGEKESVGEITSRAQVILRPLLIEASWIAVQKDPALACRYAELCHKGLMPNKAIIRIAKKLLRRIRFVLKNKELYKLEVV, encoded by the coding sequence ATGCAAAAGCAAGTTACAAAATTAGACTATACGGGCAAAGATATTTTTGTGGGCATTGACACTCATAAAAAGAGCTGGAATATTACGACAATGATGGGGCTATTTTCCAAAACCTTTAATGCACCTGCAAGTCCAGAGACTCTCCGGCATTATTTGGACAAGAAATTTCCCGGAGGAAACTATTTTAGTGCCTATGAAGCTGGATTTGCTGGATTTTGGCCTCATTATCAACTTCTTAAATTAGGGATTAATTCTATTGTGGTCAATGCAGCTGATATCCCTACGACCATTAAAGAGAAGGTTCAGAAGACAGATGTAAGGGACAGTAGAAAAATTGCAAAATCCTTGCAGAATAGAGATCTTACTCCCATCTATGTTCCCTCCCAGGAGTGTTTAGATGACAGAAGTCTCTGCAGGTATAGAAATACTGTTGTAAAGGAATTATCCAGAACAAAAAACAGAATAAGATCGTTTATCAATTTAAATGGCCTCAAAGTACCAGAAGATATCCCAGAAGGGAGGTGGCCGAAAAGATTGATAAATTGGTTAAAAGAAATTGACTTGAGTTTGTCTCTACGGCTAACTTTAAATGGATTGCTGGAGGATTATGAGCGACTAGCTGAGAAAAAAAAATGCATTACAAAACAAATAACTGAACTCTCCAGAACCAGCAGATATGAACAAGATGTGAAACTGCTTCGGAGTGTACCAGGAATCGGACTGGTAATAGCTATGGCCTTTTTAACTGAATTAGAGAATATGAATCGGTTTAAAACTTTTGATCAACTTTGCAGTTTTATAGGCTTTGTTCCTTCCACAAAATCCTCTGGAGAAAAAGAAAGTGTTGGCGAAATTACCTCAAGAGCTCAGGTTATTTTAAGACCACTTTTAATAGAGGCTTCCTGGATAGCGGTTCAAAAGGATCCTGCATTAGCTTGCAGATATGCCGAATTATGTCACAAAGGTCTAATGCCAAATAAAGCAATCATTAGAATTGCAAAAAAGCTATTAAGAAGAATACGATTTGTTCTAAAGAACAAAGAACTATATAAATTAGAAGTTGTATAA